Proteins from a genomic interval of Papaver somniferum cultivar HN1 chromosome 4, ASM357369v1, whole genome shotgun sequence:
- the LOC113273047 gene encoding suppressor protein SRP40-like: MSTSSSSNYSSSSSDEDSRASAAKSKDKTTHDKGVKPSVPSNDRRVTYAELMKRKAEDDEAEDRQRRKNRIRRKILAAKERRRFVDGVPSDSDTDASEKETTWMLPEHKITPDRYTRKFQKTMKQIEAEAAAEEDSDSDDPYTHPNFINGPDGDSDEEEDSEKDSLRSRHLI; this comes from the exons atgtcaacTTCCAGCAGCAGCAACTATTCCTCCAGCTCTTCTGACGAGGATTCCAGAGCTTCTGCCGCCAAATCGAAAGATAAGACAACTCATGACAAGGGGGTAAAGCCTAGCGTACCCAGTAATGATCGGAGGGTCACTTATGCTGAGCTTATGAAGAGAAAAGCCGAGGATGATGAGGCAGAGGATCGTCAGCGTAGAAAGAATCGAATCCGGCGCAAAATACTAGCGGCTAAGGAGAGACGTCGATTCGTCGATGGGGTACCTTCTGACTCTGATACTGACGCTTCCGAAAAGGAAACTACGTGGATGTTACCAGAGCACAAGATCACGCCTGACCGGTATACCAGAAAGTTCCAAAAGACTATGAaacaaattgaagctgaagctgcagcagaagaagaCTCGGACTCGGACGATCCTTATACCCATCCAAACTTCATCAATGGTCCTGATGGTGATTCCGATGAAGAGGaagattccgagaaggaca gcctTCGTAGTAGACATCTTATTTGA